A part of Oncorhynchus masou masou isolate Uvic2021 chromosome 30, UVic_Omas_1.1, whole genome shotgun sequence genomic DNA contains:
- the LOC135521781 gene encoding sugar transporter SWEET1-like isoform X2, which produces MEFLQFLSWACIVFTVGMFSTGLTDLKKMRASKSADNVQFLPFLTTCLNNLGWLYYGILKTDGTLVLVNTIGACLQSLYILSYCHYTNDKRRVTSQTLLAGGVVCGGWLYFSVVLPQGESQLAQLGLTCSLFTISMYLSPLADLMEIVRTGSVERLSFSLTVATFLTSTSWTLYGLQLQDYYIMVCVYSAF; this is translated from the exons ATGGAGTTTTTGCAGTTTCTATCATGGGCGTGCATCGTATTTACAGTCGGGATGTTCTCGACTGGACT gacggACCTGAAGAAGATGAGAGCTTCCAAAAGTGCAGATAACGTCCagttcctccccttcctcaccacaTGCCTCAA TAACCTGGGCTGGCTGTATTATGGGATACTGAAGACGGATGGGACTCTGGTCTTGGTTAACACCATAGGAGCCTGTCTACAGTCCCTCTACATCCTCTCCTACTGCCACTACACCAACGACAAG AGGCGAGTGACCTCTCAGACATTACTAGCAGGAGGAGTGGTCTGTGGAGGCTGGCTGTACTTCAGTGTTGTCCTGCCTCAGGGAGAGTCTCAGCTGGCCCAGCTCGGTCTCACCTGCAGCCTGTTCACTATCAGCATGTACCTGAGTCCACTCGCTGACCTG atggaGATAGTGCGTACTGGTAGTGTGGAGCGTTTGTCCTTCTCTTTGACTGTAGCTACCTTCCTCACCTCAACATCCTGGACGCTCTATGGACTACAGCTGCAGGACTACTATATCatggtgtgtgtatacagtgcattctga